The sequence GGTAATAGCCCTCAATATTGCGGGGAATGTCGTAGTGAATCACAAACCGCACGTCGGGTTTGTTGATGCCCATGCCAAAGGCCACTGTGGCTACCATCAGCCGCACGTCATCACGAATAAACCGAGTTTGGTTCTCCTGCCGCACATCGTCCGCCAGGCCAGCATGGTAGGGCAGTACCGATTCGCCATCTTCGGTGAGGCGCTGGGCCAACTCGTTGACCCGCTTGCGGCTGAGGCAGTAAATAATGCCCGAACCCCGGTGCTGTTTAACCTGCTGCCGCAGCTCCTGATACCCATCGCGGCTCTTGGGTCTTACTTCGTAGAACAGGTTGGGCCGGTTAAAGCTCGACACTTGCACCAGGGGATCGCGGAGGCGGAGCTGCTGGGCAATATCGACCCGCACTCGTTCTGTAGCGGTGGCGGTCAACCCCATCACGGCAATTTGGGGAAAGGTCTCCCGCAGCACCGACATCTGGCGGTACTCAGGGCGAAAGTCATGGCCCCATTCTGAGACGCAGTGGGCCTCATCAATGGCAAAGCCGCTCACCCCCACCGTTTGAATCAACCGACCCAGCAGGCCAAAAAAGCCGGGACTCATTAGCCGTTCGGGCGATACATAGAGCAATTTAATCTTGCCCGCCAGCAGATCGGCCTCTCGCTGGCGAATGGTATCAAAGGCTAGCGAGCTATTGAGGCAGGTCGCGGCTATGCCATTGTCGGTCAGGCTATCGACCTGGTCTTGCATTAGGGCAATCAACGGTGAGATCACCACCATCACCCCGAGTTTGAGCAGGGCTGGCAGCTGGTAGCACAGCGACTTGCCGCCCCCGGTGGGCATGATCACCAGGGCATCCTGGTTTTTGAGCACCGCCTCGATCACCGATCGCTGCCCAGGCCGAAACTGGTCGTAGCCAAAATGATGTTTAAGGGCCGTTTCTAACGATGGAAACGCTGCCGTGGGTGATGCAACCCCAACCATAACTACCGCTCAAAGAACTACCTTAGTGCGTTCAAGTGTACTCTTTTGACAACTTTTGGCGCTCCCCTGGTGATCAGAAACTGGTGATCAGGAAGCCCTAACTCAAGACGCCTCAACGTTGGCATAGCTCGCGTAGGCTTCTGGATAGCGCCCCAGCCGCTGGAGGGCCACGCCTCGAAACAACCAGCCTTGGGAATGGTTGGGGGCGATCGCCAAGACCCGATCGGCCATCGCCAGCGCCGACTGAAATTGCTCTAGGTGAATTAGGCAGACCGCCTGATAAATCAACGTCGGCACATCTCTAGGAGCCGCGATCGCCGCTGCCTCAAAACAGCGCAATGCCCCCGCGTAGTCTCTCGCGTTGGCTAGGGTTTCTCCCTCGGTATACCACTGCTGAAAAGTTTGAACCGACCTCTCTACTCCAGAGGCAAACTCAGAAGCGACCCCAGCTTGATCTGGAGATGGAGTGACCGGGGCCACTAGGGGCCGCAGGGCCGAGGACACACGTTGGAACACGGTAAATGTCATAGCTGGCCAGCGCCTAGATTAAACGTCCATCAAGAACAATCACAGCATTCCCCGGTTATGGGGGCGATCGCTAGGGGCACCACCGATCGCCGGATCTAACCAGCCGTTGCAGGCAATTCCCTTCGCTTGCTCAAAGGTTGGGTTTAGCCCTGTAGATCAGCCTGTAGTCAAAGCATATCGGCCGCTCTGGCGTGAATTCTCTGCGCGTCGTATAAGTTTACGTCTCTCCCCAATCGGCCCTGTCCCAGCTACGGTGATGACAGGGAACTCACCTTGCTCCCTGAAGGCCATCAATCGGGTCAGTA is a genomic window of Nodosilinea sp. E11 containing:
- a CDS encoding tetratricopeptide repeat protein, translated to MTFTVFQRVSSALRPLVAPVTPSPDQAGVASEFASGVERSVQTFQQWYTEGETLANARDYAGALRCFEAAAIAAPRDVPTLIYQAVCLIHLEQFQSALAMADRVLAIAPNHSQGWLFRGVALQRLGRYPEAYASYANVEAS